Proteins from a genomic interval of Capsicum annuum cultivar UCD-10X-F1 chromosome 4, UCD10Xv1.1, whole genome shotgun sequence:
- the LOC107868353 gene encoding uncharacterized protein LOC107868353 has protein sequence MRDRIISHPDIRVYKLQEILKIEWGLHVGRSICYKAKFNVISKFMGDWKLEFSKLLDYADMIKRSNPGTSCWVRSDNETVPGKHILKYFYVCFAALKNGWLEGCRKIIGLDGYFLKGACKGELLVAVGKNGNQQMYPIAWAVVDQETKHSWSWFLSYLIQDLQLGDGDGITIMSDMQKGLESAVRELLSRVERRMCARHIWTN, from the exons ATGAGGGACAGAATAATATCTCATCCCGACATTCGCGTTTATAAGCTTCAAGAGATACTAAAAATTGAATGGGGATTACATGTAGGGAGATCAATATGTTACAAGGCAAAATTCAATGTTATTAGCAAGTTCATGGGTGACTGGAAGCTTGAGTTTTCAAAGTTATTAGATTATGCAGATATGATTAAGAGGTCAAATCCAGGGACTTCTTGTTGGGTAAGATCTGATAATGAAACTGTACCGGGCAAACACATACTCAAATACTTCTATGTTTGTTTTGCCGCATTAAAGAATGGATGGCTAGAAGGTTGTAGGAAGATCATTGGGTTGGATGGATACTTTCTAAAGGGTGCTTGTAAAGGAGAATTGTTAGTGGCAGTTGGAAAAAATGGAAACCAACAAATGTATCCAATAGCTTGGGCAGTGGTTGATCAAGAAACTAAACACTCTTGGAGTTGGTTCTTAAGTTATCTCATTCAAGATTTGCAACTTGGTGATGGAGATGGAATAACAATCATGTCGGACATGCAAAAG GGTCTGGAATCAGCTGTTAGGGAATTACTTTCTAGAGTAGAAAGGAGAATGTGTGCAAGGCATATTTGGACAAATTGA